A single genomic interval of Oceanithermus profundus DSM 14977 harbors:
- a CDS encoding aldehyde dehydrogenase family protein: protein MPKFKVVSPVDGSVYVEREVATDAEIEATLERAARARTGWRARPLEERQELVQRAVDYLVERADVLAEELTWQMGRPIAHTPFEITRGFKERADYMIRIAPRALADLVPEPMEGFTRFIRREPLGTVLVLAPWNYPWLTSVNSVVPALVAGNTVILKMSTQTPLVAERYQEAFDAAGLPEGVFQYLHTGHKAVERMIGDERIDFVAFTGSVPGGHAVVKAASDRFIGTGLELGGKDPAYVMEDADLDFTVENTVDGAFFNAGQSCCAIERIYVHEKVYDAFVERYVELVKQYKLGDPTDPETTLGPLVRTSAADWVREQIAEAVSKGAKALIDPALFPQAREGTPYLAPQVLVDVNHRMSVMTEETFGPVVGIMKVRSDEEALALMNDSKYGLTASLWTRDLERAETLGAQIETGTVFMNRADYLDPALAWTGVKDTGRGITLSELGYHQLTRVKSYHLRHR, encoded by the coding sequence ATGCCCAAGTTCAAGGTCGTCAGTCCAGTGGACGGTTCGGTCTACGTCGAGCGCGAGGTGGCGACGGACGCCGAGATCGAGGCGACGCTCGAGCGGGCGGCGCGGGCCCGCACAGGCTGGCGCGCCCGCCCGCTGGAAGAACGCCAGGAGCTGGTGCAGCGCGCCGTGGACTATTTGGTGGAGCGCGCGGACGTGCTCGCCGAGGAGCTCACCTGGCAGATGGGCCGCCCCATCGCCCACACCCCCTTCGAGATCACCCGCGGCTTCAAGGAGCGCGCCGACTACATGATCCGCATCGCCCCGCGGGCCCTGGCCGACCTGGTGCCGGAGCCGATGGAGGGCTTCACCCGCTTCATCCGGCGCGAGCCGCTGGGCACGGTGCTGGTGCTGGCGCCGTGGAACTACCCCTGGCTCACCTCGGTCAACAGCGTGGTGCCGGCGCTGGTGGCGGGGAACACGGTCATCCTCAAGATGTCCACCCAGACGCCGCTCGTGGCCGAGCGCTACCAGGAGGCCTTTGACGCTGCGGGGCTGCCCGAAGGGGTCTTCCAGTACCTGCACACCGGGCACAAGGCGGTGGAGCGGATGATCGGTGACGAGCGCATCGACTTCGTGGCCTTCACCGGCTCGGTGCCGGGCGGGCACGCGGTGGTCAAGGCGGCCTCGGACCGCTTCATCGGCACGGGGCTAGAGCTCGGGGGCAAGGACCCGGCCTACGTCATGGAGGACGCCGACCTCGACTTCACCGTGGAGAACACCGTGGACGGCGCCTTCTTCAACGCCGGCCAGTCGTGCTGCGCCATAGAGCGCATCTACGTCCACGAGAAGGTCTACGACGCGTTCGTCGAACGCTACGTCGAGCTGGTGAAGCAGTACAAGCTGGGCGACCCCACCGACCCCGAGACCACCCTGGGGCCGCTGGTGCGCACCTCCGCGGCCGACTGGGTGCGCGAGCAGATCGCCGAGGCCGTCAGCAAGGGGGCCAAGGCGCTCATCGACCCGGCGCTTTTTCCTCAGGCCAGGGAGGGCACCCCCTACCTGGCGCCGCAGGTGCTGGTGGACGTCAACCACCGGATGAGCGTCATGACCGAGGAGACCTTCGGCCCCGTGGTGGGCATCATGAAGGTTCGCAGCGACGAAGAGGCCCTGGCGCTGATGAACGACAGCAAGTATGGCCTCACCGCCTCGCTGTGGACGCGCGACCTGGAGCGGGCCGAAACGCTGGGGGCGCAGATCGAGACCGGCACGGTCTTCATGAACCGGGCCGACTACCTCGACCCGGCGCTGGCCTGGACCGGCGTCAAGGACACCGGCCGCGGCATCACCCTCTCCGAGCTGGGTTACCACCAGCTGACGCGGGTGAAGTCGTACCACTTGCGGCACCGCTAG
- a CDS encoding glucose 1-dehydrogenase, which translates to MRLKDKVALITGAGSGIGRESALLFAREGAAVAVVDVNEESGQAVVDEILRQGGKAVFIKADVSKAADAERMVAETEKAFGKLNVLFNNAGVMISSDGDAISTPEDVWDLTLDINAKGVFLGCKYGIPALRRAGGGSVINTASFVATLGAATPQIAYTASKGAVLSMTRELAVIHARENIRVNALSPGPLRTELLMKFLDTEEKKQRRLVHIPMGRFGEASEMAKAALFLASDESSYMTGADLRVDGGITAAYVTPE; encoded by the coding sequence ATGCGACTTAAGGACAAGGTGGCCCTCATCACCGGCGCGGGCAGCGGCATCGGGCGCGAGTCGGCGCTGCTGTTTGCCCGCGAAGGCGCGGCCGTGGCCGTGGTGGACGTCAACGAAGAGTCCGGCCAGGCCGTGGTGGACGAGATCTTACGCCAGGGCGGCAAGGCCGTCTTCATCAAGGCCGACGTCTCCAAGGCCGCCGACGCCGAGCGCATGGTGGCCGAGACCGAGAAGGCCTTCGGCAAGCTGAACGTGCTCTTCAACAACGCCGGGGTGATGATCTCCTCGGACGGCGACGCCATCAGCACGCCCGAGGACGTCTGGGACCTGACGCTCGACATCAACGCCAAGGGCGTCTTCCTGGGCTGCAAGTACGGCATCCCGGCGCTCCGGCGCGCCGGCGGCGGCTCGGTGATCAACACCGCCTCCTTCGTGGCCACGCTGGGCGCGGCGACGCCGCAGATCGCCTACACCGCCAGCAAGGGCGCGGTCCTCTCGATGACCCGCGAGCTGGCGGTCATCCACGCGCGCGAGAACATCCGCGTGAACGCCCTCAGCCCCGGCCCCCTGCGCACCGAGCTGCTGATGAAGTTCCTCGACACCGAGGAGAAGAAGCAGCGGCGGCTGGTGCACATCCCCATGGGTCGCTTCGGCGAGGCCAGCGAGATGGCCAAGGCCGCGCTCTTCCTGGCCTCCGACGAGTCGAGCTACATGACCGGCGCCGACCTGCGCGTGGACGGCGGCATCACCGCCGCCTACGTCACGCCGGAATAG
- a CDS encoding glutamine synthetase family protein, giving the protein MPHPRGKLTLDALAGLVAEGEIDTVVVAFPDLYGRLMGKRFDAEFFLEAAARTGTHACDYLLTVDMEMNPVPGYAFANWERGYGDVHLVPDLDTLRPAPWHWTSNSAIVLADVVSTETHEPVPVAPRNLLKAQLARAAEAGFAVMAASELEYYLYETPYREFAERGFAALRPAGWYLEDYHVFQGSRTETFHFAARRDLRDAGIPVESTKGEWGRGQHELNLRYTEALEMADRHVLMKEALKEIADQQEMSVTFMAKPAGGQAGSSSHVHMSLWTGGQNAFAGERSIGRAQVSETFLHFLGGLIRYAPDWMVFYAPTVNSYKRYEDASWAPTRLAWSYDNRTAGFRVVGAGGSLRVENRIPGADVNPYLAYTAMLASGLAGIKEKLEPPPIFEGDVYAAAELPRVPYSLREAADLFEASELARRVLGEEVHRHYLHFFRTEWKAYEQAVTDWDRKRYFERI; this is encoded by the coding sequence ATGCCCCACCCACGCGGCAAACTCACGCTCGACGCCCTGGCCGGTCTGGTGGCCGAGGGTGAGATCGACACCGTCGTCGTCGCCTTCCCCGACCTCTACGGGCGCTTGATGGGCAAGCGCTTCGACGCCGAGTTCTTCCTCGAGGCGGCCGCCCGCACGGGCACCCACGCCTGCGACTACCTGCTCACCGTGGACATGGAGATGAACCCGGTGCCGGGTTACGCCTTCGCCAACTGGGAGCGCGGCTACGGCGACGTGCACCTGGTGCCCGACCTCGACACGCTGCGCCCCGCCCCCTGGCACTGGACCTCGAACAGCGCGATCGTCCTCGCCGACGTGGTGAGCACCGAGACCCACGAGCCCGTGCCCGTGGCCCCGCGCAACCTGCTGAAGGCGCAGCTCGCGCGCGCCGCCGAGGCGGGGTTCGCGGTCATGGCCGCTTCCGAGCTCGAGTACTACCTCTACGAGACCCCCTACCGCGAGTTCGCCGAACGCGGCTTCGCCGCCCTCCGGCCCGCGGGCTGGTACCTGGAGGATTACCACGTCTTCCAGGGCTCGCGCACCGAGACCTTCCACTTCGCCGCCCGGCGCGACCTGCGGGACGCGGGCATCCCCGTCGAGAGCACCAAGGGTGAGTGGGGGCGGGGGCAGCACGAGCTCAACCTGCGCTACACCGAAGCCCTGGAGATGGCCGACCGCCACGTCCTAATGAAGGAGGCGCTCAAGGAGATCGCCGACCAGCAGGAGATGAGCGTCACCTTCATGGCCAAGCCCGCGGGCGGTCAGGCGGGCTCGAGCTCCCACGTGCACATGAGCCTCTGGACCGGGGGGCAGAACGCCTTCGCCGGCGAGCGTTCCATCGGCCGCGCCCAGGTGTCCGAGACCTTCTTGCACTTCCTCGGGGGCCTGATCCGCTACGCCCCCGACTGGATGGTCTTCTACGCCCCCACGGTCAACAGCTACAAGCGCTACGAGGACGCCTCCTGGGCGCCCACGCGCCTGGCCTGGAGCTACGACAACCGCACCGCCGGTTTCCGGGTGGTGGGCGCGGGCGGCTCGCTGCGGGTGGAAAACCGCATCCCCGGCGCCGACGTCAACCCCTACCTGGCCTACACCGCCATGCTGGCCAGCGGCCTGGCGGGCATCAAGGAGAAGCTCGAGCCGCCGCCTATCTTCGAGGGCGACGTCTACGCCGCGGCCGAGCTGCCGCGGGTGCCCTACAGCCTGCGCGAGGCGGCCGACCTGTTCGAGGCCAGCGAGCTCGCCCGGCGGGTGCTGGGGGAGGAGGTGCACCGCCACTACCTCCACTTCTTCCGCACCGAGTGGAAGGCCTACGAGCAAGCGGTGACCGACTGGGACCGCAAGCGCTACTTCGAGCGCATCTGA